The Rhodothermales bacterium genome includes a window with the following:
- a CDS encoding chemotaxis protein CheB: protein MRAGRYRPDLVTKIKSIHSARSGIFHSARPAGATATAPPGVPFSGADLVVLGISTGGPLSLQKVIPLLPAHFPLPIIIVQHMPPKFTKTLADSLNAQSAISVVEGVDGMALRPGTVCIAPGGNDSIVVRSGGQMQLQVLKPMSASRR from the coding sequence GTGCGAGCGGGGCGATATCGTCCGGACCTGGTCACCAAGATCAAGTCCATCCACAGCGCCCGCTCCGGCATCTTTCACAGCGCCCGCCCGGCGGGGGCCACGGCGACGGCACCCCCGGGCGTCCCGTTTTCAGGGGCCGACCTCGTCGTACTCGGCATCTCCACAGGTGGCCCGCTTTCCCTACAGAAGGTGATTCCGCTGCTGCCAGCGCATTTCCCCTTGCCCATCATCATCGTGCAGCACATGCCGCCCAAGTTCACCAAGACCCTGGCCGACAGCCTGAATGCGCAAAGCGCGATCAGCGTCGTCGAGGGCGTCGACGGCATGGCGCTGCGGCCCGGGACCGTGTGCATCGCCCCGGGAGGCAACGACAGCATCGTGGTTCGCAGCGGCGGGCAGATGCAGCTTCAGGTACTGAAGCCCATGAGCGCCTCGCGACGTTAA